A section of the Bacillus mesophilus genome encodes:
- a CDS encoding DEAD/DEAH box helicase, translating into MTETSFEAYQLSDEIKRALDLLKYETPTEVQTEVIPKALNNQDLVVKSQTGSGKTASFGIPICEKLDWEEKKPQALILTPTRELAVQVRDDITNIGRFKRIKAMAVYGKEPFAKQKDELKQKTHVVVGTPGRVKDHIDRETLVLDEIKYLIIDEADEMLNMGFIEEVEAIINQLPTDRITMVFSATLPKDVEKLCHQYMNEPVHVEIESTGVTTSSIEHLVIKLREEEKLSVLKDVTVVENPHSCIIFCNTKEHVENVYSELEESNYASERLHGGLVQEDRFAVMDGFKRGNFRYLVATDVAARGIDVDNVTLILNYDVPMEKASYVHRTGRTGRAGNKGKAITLVTENEEKYLRAIERYIGFEIPTVDEPSQGQVAGNQGAFDEKVGGRRVVRNNKTERINRDIMKLHFSGGKKKKLRAVDFVGTISNLPGVSAEDIGIITILDHLTYVDILNGKGSVVLQAMEEKTIKGKKLKVSVANK; encoded by the coding sequence ATGACTGAAACCAGCTTTGAAGCTTACCAATTAAGTGATGAAATTAAGAGAGCCCTGGACTTACTTAAATATGAGACACCAACTGAAGTACAAACAGAAGTAATCCCAAAAGCATTAAACAATCAAGACTTAGTAGTTAAATCTCAAACGGGTAGTGGGAAAACTGCCTCCTTTGGTATACCCATCTGTGAAAAGCTTGATTGGGAGGAAAAAAAACCACAGGCATTAATTTTAACACCTACTAGAGAACTTGCTGTCCAGGTTCGAGATGATATTACCAATATTGGTAGGTTTAAACGAATAAAGGCGATGGCTGTATATGGAAAAGAACCTTTTGCTAAGCAAAAAGACGAGCTAAAACAAAAAACACATGTTGTAGTTGGAACACCAGGAAGAGTGAAGGACCATATAGATCGTGAAACACTAGTACTGGATGAAATTAAGTATCTGATCATTGACGAAGCAGACGAGATGTTAAACATGGGGTTTATTGAAGAGGTTGAAGCCATTATAAATCAACTACCAACCGACCGAATAACTATGGTGTTTTCAGCAACCTTACCTAAGGATGTTGAAAAATTGTGTCATCAATATATGAACGAACCGGTTCATGTTGAAATAGAATCTACGGGAGTTACGACTAGCTCAATAGAACATCTTGTCATAAAGTTGAGAGAAGAAGAAAAATTATCTGTGTTAAAGGATGTAACGGTTGTTGAGAACCCTCACAGTTGTATTATTTTTTGCAACACTAAAGAACACGTAGAGAATGTCTACAGTGAACTTGAGGAGTCAAATTATGCAAGTGAAAGACTTCATGGTGGGTTAGTTCAAGAAGATCGTTTTGCCGTTATGGATGGGTTTAAAAGAGGAAACTTTCGCTATTTAGTTGCAACAGATGTTGCTGCAAGAGGAATTGATGTAGATAATGTAACCCTTATTCTTAATTACGATGTACCAATGGAAAAGGCGAGCTATGTACATCGAACTGGAAGAACAGGAAGAGCAGGAAATAAAGGTAAGGCAATTACTCTAGTCACAGAAAATGAAGAAAAATATCTTAGAGCAATTGAACGATATATTGGCTTTGAGATTCCTACTGTGGACGAACCTTCGCAAGGTCAAGTTGCTGGTAATCAGGGAGCATTTGATGAAAAAGTCGGAGGAAGACGTGTAGTTCGTAATAATAAAACAGAACGAATTAATCGAGATATTATGAAGCTTCACTTTAGCGGTGGAAAAAAGAAAAAACTACGTGCGGTCGATTTTGTTGGAACGATTTCAAACCTTCCGGGGGTTTCAGCAGAAGATATTGGGATTATTACTATTTTAGATCATCTAACTTATGTTGATATTTTAAACGGTAAGGGCTCAGTTGTTTTACAGGCAATGGAGGAAAAGACGATTAAAGGAAAGAAGCTAAAAGTGAGCGTAGCAAATAAATAG
- a CDS encoding efflux RND transporter permease subunit, with product MKWLLERSKVILVLFFVFALLGIYTFLMIPQRELPETNVNLGSIITIYPGASVSTVERLITNPVENAIQSIDGVNEFTSSSKSGVSSVIVTLDEEVNKTEVLGEIRQAVAVLSSAFPEGTQAPTVTDINNNSPLVSFHLTAESYDDLQGLSDVMERWETEIESIPGIASVTIKGLAEKQLVLSLSSKEMAAKGIGFQEVLGAINKEYYPTPLGTQRMENQNYQLKLGQTLKLSEMESIVVGKDLNGEQVFLSDIGSVESQFKSPVDIVSYKGKPSLSFTAYIKQGESIPTVNDRVSVKVEELSKSLPEYVTLVEYYSQAKTVTSIFDGLFSSFLIAVGAVILVTLLGLTLTGSIVVAIAVPLSVLLGLIPLPFAGVDLNQISIIGLIIALGILVDDSIVMNDNIQRRYTLGDSPLMGAVNGVKEIWVSVVTSTLAIVFTFSPLIFLSGGNGAFIRALPTVLITTILASTVIALLFVPMMQYLFYKKPRSRKHSAGIVGKGFDWIGDSYAKVLRGIGKRPVLISIIGLILTTSTFALILFTPFEFFPAADKEEVTIDVAFPVGTTLAQTNEILKEMADLLESDSGVYETSIFAGTGVPRLFSSSLDETGEYTGQIVARVDRDKQTAKDLITKWTEPLREQFPNAVIFMNTIEQGPPSGAPVTVTIQGTDMEKLLQIRNQVKKEIENLQPELVTDSVGQLKPTMIYEPKREQLSQYNVSLDQISRQIRLATDGIPVGSFDDGNQTLNLVVYVDRLEPGTNLDLSKMDMAVFTGKSASPESVKMTELVSVKEGQEIPVIQHLEGVRSIVIRAFPGEAENFKSEVGKIVEALRGELDENSYTIELGGENDNQESFFVEISILFTIVIFLVYLLIAFQFNSLSMPFLVLVAVYLAIAGAILGLFVTQTPISFLAVMGMVSLTGIVVRNSVVLLEFIQQRRREGITPLEAVIESGRTRIRPILLTTLTSIVALIPIATGGDPLFTPLAVTIISGILFSTLLTLVIVPSLFLTFVRK from the coding sequence TTGAAATGGCTTCTCGAAAGATCTAAAGTAATTCTTGTGTTATTCTTTGTTTTTGCACTATTGGGTATTTATACATTTCTAATGATACCGCAAAGAGAACTTCCTGAGACAAATGTTAATCTAGGGTCCATTATAACTATTTATCCGGGAGCTTCTGTTTCAACAGTTGAAAGACTCATAACTAATCCTGTTGAAAATGCGATTCAGTCCATTGATGGAGTGAATGAATTTACATCAAGTTCCAAGTCAGGGGTTTCATCTGTTATCGTAACATTAGATGAGGAAGTAAATAAGACAGAGGTTCTTGGTGAAATCCGACAAGCAGTTGCAGTTCTATCATCAGCATTTCCAGAAGGTACCCAAGCACCTACCGTTACTGATATAAATAATAATTCTCCACTTGTATCTTTTCACTTAACTGCTGAAAGTTATGATGATTTACAAGGGTTATCTGACGTAATGGAACGATGGGAAACAGAAATAGAATCAATACCTGGGATAGCTAGTGTAACAATTAAAGGTCTAGCGGAAAAACAATTGGTTTTGTCATTGTCCTCTAAGGAAATGGCAGCTAAAGGAATTGGATTTCAAGAAGTATTGGGTGCAATTAACAAAGAATATTATCCAACGCCACTAGGCACACAAAGGATGGAAAACCAAAACTATCAGTTAAAGCTGGGGCAAACACTCAAGCTTAGTGAAATGGAGTCTATTGTCGTCGGGAAGGATTTAAATGGGGAGCAAGTCTTTTTGTCAGACATTGGCTCTGTTGAAAGCCAATTCAAATCTCCAGTTGATATAGTTTCTTATAAAGGTAAACCTTCACTTTCTTTTACAGCATACATAAAACAAGGAGAAAGTATTCCAACGGTTAATGATCGAGTATCAGTAAAGGTTGAGGAGCTTTCGAAATCATTACCTGAATACGTGACTCTAGTCGAGTATTACTCACAAGCGAAAACCGTTACTAGTATATTTGATGGTTTATTCTCATCATTTCTTATTGCAGTAGGGGCTGTTATTTTAGTTACTCTACTTGGGTTAACTCTTACAGGATCAATTGTCGTGGCAATAGCTGTACCATTATCTGTTCTTCTTGGATTAATTCCTTTGCCTTTTGCAGGAGTAGACTTAAATCAAATATCAATTATAGGCTTAATCATTGCGTTAGGTATTTTAGTTGATGATTCTATTGTCATGAATGATAATATTCAACGCAGATATACTCTTGGGGATTCGCCTCTTATGGGTGCAGTAAATGGAGTAAAAGAGATTTGGGTCTCAGTTGTTACATCAACGCTAGCTATCGTATTTACGTTCTCTCCACTTATTTTCTTGAGTGGTGGAAACGGTGCATTTATTAGGGCATTACCGACTGTACTAATTACGACAATTCTAGCTTCTACAGTTATTGCACTTCTATTTGTACCGATGATGCAATATTTGTTTTATAAGAAGCCACGTTCTAGAAAACATTCTGCTGGAATAGTAGGCAAGGGTTTTGATTGGATTGGAGATTCTTATGCAAAAGTTTTAAGGGGAATTGGTAAAAGACCGGTATTGATCTCGATCATAGGTCTCATATTAACTACCTCAACCTTTGCATTAATACTTTTTACACCTTTTGAGTTTTTTCCTGCCGCAGATAAAGAAGAAGTTACAATCGATGTTGCTTTTCCGGTAGGAACCACATTAGCACAAACAAATGAGATTCTAAAGGAAATGGCAGACTTGCTGGAGTCTGATTCAGGAGTGTATGAAACAAGTATTTTCGCAGGTACCGGAGTTCCTAGATTGTTTAGTAGTTCACTTGATGAAACAGGTGAATATACAGGGCAAATTGTTGCTCGGGTTGACCGCGACAAACAAACAGCTAAAGATCTAATTACAAAATGGACAGAGCCTTTACGAGAACAATTTCCAAATGCCGTTATCTTTATGAATACGATCGAACAAGGTCCACCGAGTGGAGCACCTGTTACGGTAACTATCCAGGGAACTGATATGGAGAAGTTATTACAAATTAGGAATCAAGTGAAAAAAGAAATAGAAAACCTGCAGCCCGAGCTTGTTACTGATTCCGTAGGACAATTAAAGCCTACAATGATTTATGAACCAAAACGAGAGCAACTTTCACAATATAATGTAAGTTTAGATCAAATTAGTAGGCAGATTAGATTGGCTACAGATGGAATTCCAGTAGGTTCATTTGATGATGGAAACCAAACATTGAACCTAGTTGTGTATGTTGATCGTTTAGAGCCAGGAACCAATCTCGACTTAAGTAAGATGGATATGGCTGTATTTACTGGAAAATCTGCTAGTCCTGAAAGTGTTAAAATGACAGAGTTAGTTTCCGTAAAGGAAGGGCAAGAGATACCAGTTATTCAGCATCTTGAAGGAGTTAGATCTATTGTTATTCGTGCGTTTCCAGGTGAAGCAGAGAACTTTAAGAGTGAGGTAGGGAAAATCGTTGAAGCACTACGTGGAGAACTTGATGAAAACTCCTATACTATTGAGTTAGGCGGCGAAAATGATAATCAGGAAAGCTTCTTTGTGGAAATCAGCATTCTGTTCACGATTGTGATTTTCTTAGTTTACTTATTGATTGCTTTTCAATTTAATTCTCTATCAATGCCTTTTCTTGTCCTTGTAGCAGTTTATTTAGCAATAGCTGGTGCAATTCTAGGACTATTTGTAACGCAGACACCTATTAGCTTTCTGGCGGTAATGGGCATGGTATCATTAACAGGTATCGTTGTTCGTAATTCGGTTGTACTATTAGAATTTATTCAACAACGACGAAGAGAAGGAATCACTCCTTTAGAAGCTGTAATAGAATCGGGACGAACGCGGATCAGACCCATTCTTTTAACAACCTTAACTTCCATAGTAGCACTTATTCCTATCGCTACTGGAGGAGATCCTTTATTTACACCATTAGCCGTTACCATTATTTCTGGTATATTGTTTTCTACTTTACTAACGTTAGTAATTGTTCCATCTCTATTTCTTACTTTTGTTAGAAAATGA
- a CDS encoding glutathione peroxidase, producing MKTIYDFSVKKSNQQLQSLQDYQDKVLLIVNTASKCGLTPQFEGLQQLYETYKAKGVEILGFPCDQFNNQEYEQIDETLQFCQVNYGVTFPIYAKVDVNGNNEDPLFTFLKDQQKGLFSKAIKWNFTKFLINQNGQVIKRYAPSVSPNKIEKDIKRLIDDKG from the coding sequence ATGAAAACAATTTATGATTTCTCAGTAAAAAAAAGTAATCAACAACTCCAGTCACTACAAGATTATCAAGATAAAGTTCTCCTAATAGTAAATACTGCAAGTAAGTGCGGACTAACTCCTCAATTTGAAGGCTTACAACAGTTATATGAAACTTATAAAGCTAAAGGGGTTGAAATTCTCGGTTTTCCTTGCGACCAGTTTAATAACCAAGAATACGAACAAATAGACGAAACTCTTCAGTTTTGCCAAGTAAACTATGGAGTCACTTTCCCTATTTACGCAAAAGTTGATGTGAATGGTAATAATGAAGATCCTTTATTTACTTTTCTAAAGGACCAACAGAAAGGTTTGTTTTCAAAGGCAATAAAATGGAACTTCACCAAGTTTCTTATTAACCAGAACGGTCAAGTCATTAAACGGTATGCCCCTTCTGTTTCCCCAAATAAAATAGAAAAAGACATTAAAAGATTAATTGATGATAAAGGATGA
- a CDS encoding MarR family winged helix-turn-helix transcriptional regulator yields MKDFSKIENQLCFAIYETSSEFSKLYSKILHNFGLTYPQYLVLLSLWEKDGMTLKELGSKVGLGTGTLTPMIKRMEANGWLRKERSKADERSIHIFLEEKAQTEKAAITDKVVKVMISCNIEVEEYDLLMNQLLKLQKKLRNRNQVRM; encoded by the coding sequence TTGAAAGACTTCTCTAAAATAGAAAATCAACTGTGTTTTGCAATCTATGAAACATCAAGTGAATTTAGCAAGCTATATTCAAAGATTCTTCATAACTTTGGGTTAACCTATCCACAGTACTTGGTGTTACTTTCACTTTGGGAAAAGGACGGGATGACACTAAAGGAGCTAGGAAGTAAAGTCGGTTTAGGGACGGGTACTCTCACACCGATGATTAAACGAATGGAAGCAAATGGTTGGCTTAGAAAAGAGCGGTCAAAAGCTGATGAACGAAGCATTCATATTTTCTTAGAGGAGAAAGCACAAACAGAAAAAGCAGCAATCACTGACAAAGTAGTAAAGGTAATGATCTCCTGTAACATCGAAGTGGAAGAATACGACCTTTTAATGAATCAATTATTAAAATTGCAAAAGAAACTAAGAAATAGAAATCAAGTACGTATGTAA
- the pepF gene encoding oligoendopeptidase F has protein sequence MSKTKEKRLSRSEVPKELTWNLTDLFATESDWEVELTHIQQEANQILDYQGTLHNSAETLLNCLLSQEKLSMKFAKASSYAYLRKATDGTDYVNQSNSSKISSLKAKVDGKLSFIESEILELPDGLIEQFLQTEPNLEPFRKYLQEVLEGKKHRFSPETEKVLAALGEVLDAPYQIFGMSKLTDMEFSSIEDKNGNELPVSFSLFETRYEFSPNNELRRKAYKSFVQTLQQYKNTFATTYSTEVKKQVTLSSLRNYQSVTEMLLHPQKVTETMYHNQLDIIFTELAPHMRRFAALKKKILGVDEMLFCDLKAPIDFTYNPAISYEEASTMILEALQVMGPEYMEIMEKGLKERWIDLSDNIGKSTGAFCSSPYGSHPYILITWQNTMRNVFTLAHELGHAGHFYLANKNQRIHNTRPSTYFVEAPSTMNELLLAQHLFKKTNDPQMRRWLVLQLLGTYYHNFVTHVLEGEYQRRVYQTAESGHALTASTLSSITGDVLTEFWGDAVSIDEGAKLTWMRQPHYYMGLYPYTYSAGLTASTAVSQMIQEQGQTVVEKWLDVLRAGGTMAPLDLMKHTGVDMSKPDPIRTAVAYVGSLVDELENSYQ, from the coding sequence GTGAGTAAGACTAAAGAAAAGCGATTATCTCGGAGTGAAGTACCAAAAGAACTCACTTGGAATCTCACAGACTTATTTGCAACTGAATCCGACTGGGAAGTGGAATTAACTCATATTCAACAAGAAGCAAATCAAATTTTAGACTACCAAGGAACACTACATAACAGCGCAGAAACATTATTAAATTGTCTACTGTCACAAGAAAAGTTATCCATGAAATTTGCCAAAGCTTCTAGTTATGCGTATTTAAGAAAAGCAACTGACGGTACTGACTATGTTAACCAATCAAACTCATCTAAAATTTCTTCTCTTAAAGCAAAAGTTGATGGAAAACTTTCTTTTATCGAATCTGAAATTCTTGAGCTTCCAGATGGACTAATTGAACAGTTTCTTCAAACCGAGCCTAATCTCGAGCCATTTAGAAAATATTTACAAGAAGTTCTTGAAGGGAAAAAACATCGCTTCTCGCCTGAAACTGAAAAGGTCTTAGCAGCACTTGGTGAGGTACTCGATGCACCTTATCAAATATTTGGTATGAGTAAATTAACAGATATGGAGTTCTCTTCAATCGAAGATAAAAATGGAAATGAACTTCCAGTTTCATTTTCTCTATTTGAAACAAGATATGAGTTCTCGCCCAATAATGAATTACGTAGGAAAGCATATAAATCATTTGTCCAAACGCTTCAGCAGTATAAAAACACATTTGCAACTACATATTCAACTGAAGTTAAGAAGCAAGTCACTTTATCTAGTTTACGAAATTATCAATCAGTTACAGAGATGCTTTTACATCCACAAAAAGTTACTGAGACGATGTATCATAACCAACTAGATATCATCTTTACTGAACTGGCTCCTCATATGCGCCGATTTGCTGCCTTGAAAAAGAAGATTTTAGGTGTAGATGAAATGCTTTTTTGTGATCTAAAAGCACCTATCGATTTTACTTATAATCCAGCTATCTCCTATGAAGAGGCTAGTACGATGATTCTCGAAGCATTACAAGTCATGGGCCCTGAATATATGGAAATTATGGAAAAAGGTCTAAAAGAACGATGGATTGATCTATCTGATAATATTGGAAAATCGACAGGAGCCTTCTGTTCGAGCCCCTATGGATCACATCCTTATATATTGATTACATGGCAAAATACGATGCGAAATGTCTTTACCCTAGCCCATGAACTAGGTCATGCTGGTCATTTTTACTTAGCAAATAAAAATCAGCGTATTCATAATACCCGTCCTTCGACTTATTTTGTGGAAGCACCATCCACTATGAATGAACTACTACTGGCCCAACACTTGTTTAAGAAGACTAATGATCCACAAATGCGTCGTTGGTTAGTTCTTCAGTTATTAGGTACTTATTATCATAACTTTGTTACTCATGTGCTTGAAGGTGAATATCAAAGAAGAGTCTATCAAACGGCCGAGTCAGGACACGCATTAACAGCTTCTACACTCTCTTCTATCACAGGTGATGTTTTAACTGAGTTTTGGGGTGATGCTGTATCAATTGATGAAGGAGCGAAGCTAACCTGGATGCGTCAGCCACACTATTATATGGGATTGTATCCGTATACGTATTCAGCAGGTTTAACTGCATCCACAGCTGTTTCGCAAATGATTCAAGAACAAGGCCAGACAGTCGTAGAAAAATGGCTAGATGTCCTTCGAGCAGGCGGCACAATGGCTCCGCTAGACTTAATGAAACATACTGGTGTAGATATGTCAAAACCGGATCCGATCCGCACTGCAGTAGCATATGTTGGTTCATTAGTTGATGAATTAGAAAACTCATATCAGTAA
- a CDS encoding GAF domain-containing sensor histidine kinase produces the protein MNLVGREPLIINNTLQHKLTKDMSIIYEEKVGSYLGFPIILHDGTLFGTLCAIDTVPYSFDDEEIEIMKSLSRILTNYLNDNIGLVAFSKIEEERQLEKVEAIGKMASGLAHEIGNPMQSIKGFIQYVFKDSNHNKDFQRIVMNEITRVEELISEFVLATQPSSPVIQMNNAIDVILPSVERIKSEAYAKGISITCSLEDHLPIINVEASQIQKVIMNVLRNSLEAIEQEGSIRVVAYRDPFHFLVIEVSDNGRGIPAGIIKKVGYPFFTTKDYGTGLGLSVSKNIIRAHGGTLNIESVGNGTKVSIRLPIAIEK, from the coding sequence ATGAATTTAGTTGGTCGTGAACCACTTATCATTAATAACACATTACAACATAAACTTACAAAAGATATGTCAATTATATATGAAGAAAAAGTCGGATCTTATTTAGGATTCCCGATTATTCTTCATGACGGTACCCTATTTGGCACATTATGTGCCATTGATACAGTACCATATTCTTTTGATGATGAAGAGATAGAAATTATGAAAAGTCTATCCAGAATACTTACTAATTATCTAAATGATAATATAGGATTAGTTGCATTCTCAAAAATTGAAGAAGAACGACAATTAGAGAAAGTAGAAGCAATTGGGAAAATGGCATCAGGGTTAGCTCATGAAATTGGAAATCCAATGCAATCAATTAAAGGCTTTATCCAATATGTTTTTAAAGATTCAAATCATAATAAAGACTTTCAACGAATTGTTATGAACGAAATAACTCGTGTGGAAGAATTAATAAGCGAGTTTGTTTTAGCGACCCAACCATCCTCACCAGTTATTCAAATGAACAATGCTATTGATGTTATTCTTCCATCTGTTGAAAGGATTAAGTCAGAAGCTTATGCAAAAGGAATTTCCATAACATGTAGTTTAGAAGACCATTTACCTATAATAAACGTTGAAGCTTCTCAGATTCAAAAGGTGATTATGAATGTTCTTAGAAACTCACTAGAAGCTATTGAGCAGGAAGGTAGTATAAGGGTTGTCGCTTATAGAGATCCTTTTCACTTTCTTGTCATTGAGGTCAGTGATAATGGACGGGGTATACCAGCTGGTATTATTAAAAAGGTAGGTTATCCATTTTTTACAACAAAGGATTATGGAACAGGCTTAGGGTTATCAGTTTCAAAAAATATCATTCGTGCCCACGGTGGCACACTTAATATCGAAAGTGTTGGTAATGGAACAAAGGTATCCATTAGATTGCCAATTGCTATTGAAAAGTAA
- a CDS encoding CoxG family protein — MNGNGSILLESSLENTWDGLFDPDILEKCMMGCKKLTHIDKNTYLAELKIGVPPVSGKYESHIVTEEVEKFKTYRLIIKAEGDSGGVEATSLINLTKETDEKTLLSYSFEAEVNGKASKVGDRILKGVGKLLIQDFFKKFGKELKKAYTI, encoded by the coding sequence ATGAATGGTAATGGAAGCATCTTATTAGAATCTAGCTTAGAAAATACATGGGATGGACTATTTGACCCAGACATACTAGAGAAGTGTATGATGGGATGTAAAAAACTAACGCATATTGATAAAAATACTTATCTTGCTGAACTTAAAATTGGAGTACCACCTGTAAGTGGTAAATACGAATCACATATTGTAACCGAAGAAGTTGAGAAATTTAAAACTTACCGGCTTATTATTAAAGCCGAAGGAGATTCTGGTGGTGTCGAGGCCACCAGCTTAATTAACCTTACAAAAGAAACGGATGAAAAAACCTTATTAAGTTATTCGTTTGAAGCTGAGGTTAATGGAAAAGCTTCAAAGGTCGGTGATCGAATTTTGAAAGGAGTCGGTAAGCTACTCATACAAGACTTCTTTAAAAAGTTTGGTAAGGAATTAAAAAAAGCGTACACGATTTAA
- a CDS encoding ribonuclease J: MYAIEYGNDIVVIDCGNKFPDETLLGIDLIIPDITYLEENKERVKALIVTHGHEDHIGGIPFFLKKLNIPVYATRFTLGLIELKLKEHKILRESELVEINAETNLSFNAINVSFFKVNHSIPDCLGIVFDTPEGTIVHTGDFKFDLTPVNGQHSDIHRMAEIGRKGVLLLLSESTNAERPGSTPSEQMVGKHMDEAFMRANRKVFVSTFASNISRVQQVVESAKKTNRKLALLGRSMVNVVEVAMERGYIDVPDGMLISQNEINDYAPEKVAVLCTGSQGEPMAALARLSTGNFRGAEVLPEDTVILAAGPIPGNEKNVTRVIDHLFQLGAKVIYGSGVSTGMHVSGHGYQEDLKLMLTLMKPKYFIPIHGEYRMLFQHRALAEAVGVEKDYTFVLNNGDVVDIQNQEARHTRKIHAGNTYVDGVGVGDVGDVVLRDRKQLSEDGMLVIVLTMSKSERKLLSNPDTISRGFVYVRDSEELLRDVDGLIKKTVKDYQAQNKTQHWGAMKQDLRKAVGEFLFQKTRRKPMILPIIIEV, encoded by the coding sequence ATGTACGCAATTGAATATGGAAATGACATAGTTGTGATTGACTGTGGTAATAAGTTTCCGGATGAAACGTTATTAGGAATCGATTTGATCATACCTGATATTACATACCTAGAGGAAAATAAAGAACGTGTTAAAGCGCTTATTGTTACTCATGGTCATGAGGACCATATTGGTGGTATTCCTTTCTTCTTAAAAAAGCTCAATATACCTGTTTACGCAACTCGTTTCACTTTAGGGTTAATTGAGTTAAAGTTAAAAGAACATAAAATTCTTAGAGAGTCAGAATTAGTTGAAATCAATGCGGAAACAAACCTATCTTTTAATGCTATAAATGTTAGCTTCTTTAAAGTAAATCATAGTATTCCTGATTGTTTAGGAATTGTATTTGATACCCCTGAAGGAACGATTGTTCATACTGGTGACTTTAAATTCGATTTAACACCAGTAAATGGTCAACACTCAGATATCCACAGAATGGCTGAAATTGGTAGAAAAGGTGTCTTGTTATTATTATCTGAAAGTACTAATGCTGAACGTCCCGGCTCTACGCCTTCTGAGCAAATGGTAGGAAAACATATGGATGAAGCATTTATGAGGGCAAATCGGAAGGTGTTTGTGTCAACTTTTGCTTCTAATATTAGTCGTGTTCAACAGGTAGTTGAGTCAGCTAAGAAAACAAATCGAAAGCTTGCACTACTTGGACGAAGTATGGTTAATGTTGTGGAAGTCGCTATGGAAAGAGGGTATATAGACGTACCTGATGGGATGTTGATTAGCCAAAATGAAATAAATGATTATGCACCAGAAAAGGTTGCTGTTTTGTGTACCGGAAGTCAGGGAGAACCAATGGCTGCTCTAGCGAGACTGTCGACTGGAAACTTTAGAGGTGCAGAAGTTTTACCTGAAGATACAGTAATTCTTGCCGCAGGTCCGATACCTGGAAATGAAAAAAATGTAACAAGAGTAATTGACCATTTATTTCAACTTGGTGCAAAAGTAATTTATGGTTCAGGTGTTTCCACAGGAATGCATGTTTCGGGACATGGGTATCAGGAAGATTTAAAACTGATGCTAACACTAATGAAACCTAAATATTTTATACCCATTCACGGTGAATATAGAATGTTATTTCAACATCGTGCACTAGCTGAAGCTGTTGGAGTCGAAAAGGATTATACTTTTGTCCTGAATAACGGGGATGTTGTAGATATACAAAATCAAGAAGCACGTCACACGCGTAAAATCCATGCCGGAAACACTTATGTAGACGGTGTAGGGGTAGGCGATGTTGGAGATGTGGTGTTAAGGGATCGTAAGCAACTTTCTGAAGATGGGATGCTCGTGATTGTTTTAACTATGAGCAAATCTGAACGCAAACTTCTTTCTAATCCTGATACCATTTCACGTGGATTTGTTTATGTTAGAGATTCGGAAGAACTTTTGAGAGATGTAGATGGGTTGATTAAAAAGACAGTGAAGGATTATCAAGCACAAAATAAAACCCAGCATTGGGGAGCAATGAAGCAAGATTTAAGGAAAGCAGTTGGAGAGTTTTTATTTCAGAAGACAAGGAGAAAACCGATGATTCTTCCTATCATTATTGAAGTTTAG
- a CDS encoding DUF3934 family protein gives MSKAKAKGGTGRGTGKKGWTRWQAAVKKAKSAKPYVSKGTKKPEGSSPKGEGEK, from the coding sequence TTGAGTAAAGCTAAGGCTAAAGGTGGAACAGGTAGAGGGACAGGTAAAAAAGGATGGACTCGTTGGCAAGCTGCTGTAAAGAAGGCAAAGAGTGCTAAACCATATGTAAGTAAAGGAACAAAGAAGCCTGAAGGATCTAGTCCAAAAGGTGAAGGTGAGAAGTAA